A single Pan paniscus chromosome 21, NHGRI_mPanPan1-v2.0_pri, whole genome shotgun sequence DNA region contains:
- the MOCS3 gene encoding adenylyltransferase and sulfurtransferase MOCS3 — MASREEILALQAEVAQREEELNSLKQKLASALLAEQASQPERLVPVSPLPPKAALSRDEILRYSRQLVLPELGVHGQLRLGTACVLIVGCGGLGCPLAQYLAAAGVGRLGLVDYDVVEMSNLARQVLHGEALAGQAKAFSAAASLRRLNSAVECVPYTQALTPATALDLVRRYDVVADCSDNVPTRYLVNDACVLAGRPLVSASALRFEGQITVYHYDGGPCYRCIFPQPPPAETVTNCADGGVLGVVTGVLGCLQALEVLKIAAGLGPSYSGSLLLFDALRGHFRSIRLRSRRLDCAACGERPTVTDLLDYEAFCGSSATDKCRSLQLLSPEERVSVTDYKRLLDSGAFHLLLDVRPQVEVDICRLPHALHIPLKHLERRDAESLKLLKEAIWEEKQGTQEGAAVPIYVICKLGNDSQKAVKILQSLSAAQELDPLTVRDVVGGLMAWAAKIDGTFPQY, encoded by the coding sequence ATGGCTTCCCGGGAGGAGATACTCGCCTTACAAGCTGAAGTTGCCCAACGTGAGGAGGAATTGAATTCGCTGAAGCAGAAGCTGGCGTCGGCTCTTTTGGCTGAGCAGGCATCGCAGCCAGAACGGCTGGTTCCGGTGTCGCCGCTGCCGCCGAAGGCCGCTCTGTCCCGAGATGAGATTCTGCGCTATAGCCGGCAGCTAGTGCTGCCCGAGCTGGGCGTGCACGGACAGCTGCGCCTGGGGACCGCGTGCGTGCTAATCGTGGGCTGCGGTGGGCTCGGCTGTCCACTAGCGCAGTACTTGGCAGCGGCCGGCGTGGGCCGCCTTGGCCTTGTGGACTATGACGTGGTAGAGATGAGCAACCTGGCCCGCCAAGTGCTGCATGGCGAGGCACTGGCTGGCCAGGCCAAGGCCTTTTCGGCCGCCGCCTCGCTGCGCCGCCTCAATTCGGCAGTGGAATGCGTGCCGTACACTCAGGCCCTTACGCCAGCCACTGCCCTAGACCTGGTCCGCCGATATGATGTGGTGGCTGACTGCTCGGACAACGTGCCCACTCGCTACCTGGTTAATGACGCATGTGTGCTGGCGGGTCGGCCCCTCGTGTCTGCCAGTGCCTTGCGCTTCGAGGGCCAAATCACAGTCTACCATTATGACGGTGGGCCTTGCTATCGCTGCATATTCCCCCAACCACCCCCAGCGGAGACAGTGACCAACTGCGCGGACGGCGGGGTGCTCGGTGTCGTTACCGGGGTCCTAGGCTGCCTGCAGGCCTTGGAAGTGCTGAAAATCGCGGCGGGTCTGGGCCCCTCTTACAGTGGCAGCTTGTTGCTCTTTGATGCCCTGAGAGGGCATTTCCGCTCTATTCGGCTGCGGAGCCGCAGGCTCGACTGTGCAGCTTGCGGGGAACGGCCCACTGTGACTGATCTGCTGGACTATGAAGCCTTCTGTGGCTCCTCAGCCACTGATAAATGCCGCTCCCTGCAACTACTGAGCCCAGAGGAGCGTGTTTCTGTCACCGACTATAAGCGACTTCTGGATTCTGGGGCATTCCACCTGTTGCTGGACGTCAGGCCTCAGGTGGAGGTGGACATTTGTCGTTTGCCTCATGCCCTACACATCCCTCTGAAACATTTGGAACGCAGGGATGCGGAGAGCCTGAAACTCTTAAAAGAAGCAATCTGGGAAGAGAAGCAGGGCACACAAGAAGGGGCTGCTGTCCCCATTTATGTGATTTGCAAACTGGGAAATGACTCACAGAAAGCCGTGAAGATACTCCAGTCCTTATCAGCAGCTCAAGAGTTAGACCCTTTAACAGTTCGGGATGTTGTGGGGGGCCTCATGGCCTGGGCTGCCAAAATCGATGGAACATTTCCACAGTACTGA